From the Ralstonia wenshanensis genome, the window GAAGTCCAGCACGCCCGGCTGCGACGGGTCGGCCACGTTGATCATCAGGTTGCGCGGCATGTAGTCACGGTGGACGTACACGCGCGGCTGGGCCAAGGCGCTGTCGACCAGCAGCTTGAACACCTTGTCGAGCGATTCGCGCTGCGCGGCGTCCAGCGGGCGTTGCAGGTGGCGCTCGACATACCAGTCGGGAAACAGCGACAGCTCGCGGCGCAGCAGCGCTTCGTCATACGGCGGCAGCTCGCCTTCGCGTGAGGCCAATTGCCAGCGCACCAGGGTATGGATGGCCGGGCGGAACAGCGTGTTGGCGTAGGCGAGGTCGAAATCGTGCTCGCGCAGCGATTGCAGATACGTTTGCGGGCCCAGATCGGTTAGCAGCAGGAAGCCCCGCGCGAGATCCTGCTCCAGCACCTGAGGTGCATGCACGCCGGCCCCATTCAGCAGGCCCGCCACGTGGACAAACGGGCGGCAATCTTCCTGCGGCGGCGGGGCGTCCATGACGACCAGCGTGCCGGGTTTGCCACTGACTGCGCTGTCCAGGCGGAAATAGCGGCGGAAGCTGGCATCGGCCGAAGCGGGTTGCAGCGTGTCGATGCGCAAGCCGTGGGCGGCGGGCAATGTGCCGAGCCAGTCGCGCAGTTGGCCAAGGCGTGCGTCGGTTGCGCCTGCTGCGGCGCCAGGGGTCGAAGCCATGCTGAGAGAATGCTGGAATGAGGCTGGAAGGAAGCCCCGTATAATACCCGACCGAGTTTCGCCGCGAGCGAGCGCCGGCCCTGTCCAGGCCGCGTCCGGCGGCGGGATTGATCGCAGTACTGACTGATTTTGTGCCTGTGCGTGCCGTTGCGCGCGCGGCCCTGTTCCCGATCTGCATGACCGAACCGAACCGAGCCAGGAAAAACCGGCAGCGCGCTGCTGTTGCCGCGCCCGATCAGCGGCCCGCCAACCGGCGTGGCACGCTGGCATT encodes:
- a CDS encoding aminoglycoside phosphotransferase family protein: MASTPGAAAGATDARLGQLRDWLGTLPAAHGLRIDTLQPASADASFRRYFRLDSAVSGKPGTLVVMDAPPPQEDCRPFVHVAGLLNGAGVHAPQVLEQDLARGFLLLTDLGPQTYLQSLREHDFDLAYANTLFRPAIHTLVRWQLASREGELPPYDEALLRRELSLFPDWYVERHLQRPLDAAQRESLDKVFKLLVDSALAQPRVYVHRDYMPRNLMINVADPSQPGVLDFQDAVYGPITYDAASLLRDAFLSWDEEQELDWAVRYWEAARAAKLPVDDDFGEFYRALEWMGAQRHLKVAGIFARLRYRDGKTGYVEDTPRFIAYLRRVCSRYNALAPLARLLDQLEDRAQQIGYTF